Proteins encoded within one genomic window of Balaenoptera ricei isolate mBalRic1 chromosome 10, mBalRic1.hap2, whole genome shotgun sequence:
- the PDE6H gene encoding retinal cone rhodopsin-sensitive cGMP 3',5'-cyclic phosphodiesterase subunit gamma gives MSDNSTLAPPTSNQGPTTPRKGPPKFKQRQTRQFKSKPPKKGVKGFGDDIPGMEGLGTDITVICPWEAFSHLELHELA, from the exons ATGAGTGACAATTCTACTTTGGCCCCTCCAACTTCAAACCAAGGTCCCACCACCCCACGCAAAGGACCCCCCAAGTTCAAGCAGAGGCAGACACGTCAGTTCAAGAGCAAGCCTCCTAAGAAAGGTGTGAAAGG gTTTGGAGATGACATTCCGGGCATGGAGGGACTAGGAACAG ATATCACGGTAATTTGTCCTTGGGAGGCATTCAGCCACTTGGAGTTGCACGAGCTCGCTTAG